From Lewinellaceae bacterium:
AGGAATAGTCCGAACCAGCTATTTGGCAATGGCCATCCGCTCCGTCAGCACCGTATCTTCAAACCTCAGAACGATTGTATAGATCCCGCTGCTCAGGCGGCTCCCGTCGAATTGCCATTGATGGTGGCCTGCGGGTAATTTTTCACTTTGATGGTGTACCTGCCTGCCGTAGGGATCGAAAACCTGGAGGGTGGCCTCACCTTCTTGGGGCAGGGCAAAAGCAATAGTCGTCGTCGTTTGGAAAGGGTTGGGGTAAACAGAAATGGATGGGGTAAATTCAGTTCCCTCCTCGTAGGCAACATCTTCCATTTTTTGATCCTCTTTCGGGTTCCCCGGGCCGGGCCGCAAGCGAGGTGCACAAGAGTCCTCCAGCCGGCCTAAAAAATCGGCTCCTGGCGGCGCAGTAAAGCCAGGATAAAAAATGATCTCATCTCCTGCCTGCCATATCAGCAGTTGGTCTGCAGGCACTGCTGAAGTACATCCATTCTCCGATGCCGAAATGAATACAGTAGTGAAAATACTTTGTGATTCCATACCACATACACGATAGTAATTTTCCCATACATTATCACAAGGATAAATACTGTTGATTGCCAGAATGTCTCCTAAGCTGAGGCCGTTCCGCTGGCCGATCGTGGTTCCGGGCCTGGCAGGCGGTGAATTCACCTCTATGGTAGGCTGCCCGTTAAGGCTAAATGCGAAGGGGCCATAGTGCATGATGGAATTGTAATTGTAATCTCCATGATCGAAGCCATTGACTCCTGCATCCAGATAAGTTTGGAAATTGTGTTCACTACCATCCTGGATATTCTCCCAGTTGATGGTAACATATTCATCCCGGTCTGACCTTGATTGTTCGTGGAAAAGGCCGGCGGCATGGCAGATCTCATGGACGATCGACCCGAAACCACACCCTGGCGCAATATTGATATCCTGGCGCCCGCCGATCCTTCCTACAAAAGAATTGCATACATTGGCCGCACGAAACCGCACGTAATCGTTGTGAAGACTGGGATTCCGTTCCGTCAAATGCAGGGTAGTATTCTCGTTCAGATGGCCAATGGCCTGAAGAATGAGGTTGCTCTGCGGATGGTCGGGTTCAATTTCATAAGGCATTAATCCTTCATCCCAACGATAGCTGGAGCTGGAAATAACAGCGGCGCGGTTCTCTATACCAAATAACTCGCTCTCCGTCCCTAAAATGATGTCGCCGTCCAGGATGACCAAACCATCCGCCACCTCGACATTCAATTCTATGGGAGTTTCCGAACCCGGAAACTGGTAACTTAGCGAGCGGATGTCGGCCTGCCCAAACAGGAAAGTACTCACGAGCAGGAACAACAGCGCGCCCAACAGCTTTCGCCAGAAATGGAACAGGCCCGGCAGTTGTACATTAGATTTATACATGATCTTTTCTTTTTCGGGTTAAAAAATGGCGGCTCAATCAGAGGCCTTCCCGCGGCCGAAAAACGCCAGGATGAGCCGTATGAAAGGGGCTTTTACTGGTTCTTCAGCTCCTGCAGTTCTTTCCTCAGTTGCTCATTCTCCTTCTTCAGCTCGATCAGGTGCAGGGTCATCTCCTCCATCTTCTCCAGCATCAGGCGTTGCATTTCGCCAACCTCAATACCGCCTTCTTTTTCAACCTCAGCGGCGCTCGGGATGCCTGGCAGGTGGCCGTTTTCCTTGATGGATTGCTCCACTTCCTCCAGAGACATAAGCTCATAATCTTCGGCAAAGACGTAGTCGGGCCAGTTCTGAGAAAGCTTGACGCGCAGCTCTTCGCAGATGATTTTGCCGTCCACGGCGAGTTTGTAGCCGGAGGGGGCGCTGCTTGTTCCAATTGCCACCATTCCTCCGTTTAAAATTCTGAGAGCCTCATTGTCATTACTAAAAAAGCTAATGCTTTCATCATTGGCATCAAACTGAATAAACTCGTTTGAATCACCGTTCATCACTTTTGCAATTCCGTTTGAGCCTCTAACCCTGACATTGCCGGCAACATCTAATTTTTGTGCCGGATCAGTGGTGCCGATACCCATATTGCCGGAGGGCTGGACCACCATAGCAATGTTATCTACTGTCCCGTCGAAGTTTTTGTCGGTACGAATGGCAAAGGCATCCTTGGAGTCATTGGCCTCGATATCGATCACGAGATGACCGAGCCTTCTTCCCGTGATCCGGGCGGCATGGGTAGTACCTCCGGGATTAAGAGAAGAGACATCCACATCCGGTTGCAGGAGCATGAAAGCATCATTCGGGTGGCTGTTGCCGGTCAGGCGAATACCGTCTTGCCCCTTGACCTCCAGTGGATTACTTGGATTATAGGTGCCGATCCCAACCCTATCGTAAGTGTACATAATTGAGGGGCCATTGTAATACCACTGGGCAAAACTCCACTGAGCGGTCAAAGAAAGTAAGAGTACAAAAACCAATTTCATCTGTTTCATTTTGGTCAATTTTTAAACGTGAGAAAAGTTTGTTGTTTGATTTCACCTGTATATACCTGGCTTTGGACAAGCTCACCCGGTTTCTGAAAAAAAATTGAAAAAAGTTTGTAGGAAGGAAAAAGGAGTAATGAACGCTAACCTTTATCCATTACCCCTTGCGCAGGTTAGAAAGGGCCATCTTATAGTGGCTACTGTCCAGAGCCTGGGTATAGATACGGAACCCTACAACCCGCTGTATGTGGCTTTCTATTACAGCAGTTGCAGTGGTGGCTTCTGGAAATGCATGGGCCAATTCTATTCGCAGCGTTGTCGAACATGCCATTGGCGGCATCAAACGCTTGGCTTTACTCTCTCATCTGAGGCGTTACAGGAAACAGGCTGTATGGCACCAAATTTTCATCATTGGTTGTGGCTTACACAACCTGTGGGGCCGCTTTCGGAGTCGCGCGTATGCACGTGGCGCGTACAGGGTGCGCGCGTCTAACTTTTTGATTTTACTAAACTCTAATATGCAATTATTTTTTGGTGAAATAGTATGGAGTGCCCGGTTTGATTTACCAGGCACTCCAAGCCTTAGGTTTTAGTATCGTATTTGCCAAAGCTGATTAGCACCACCGTGGAAGGACCACTGCAAGACATCTGCCTGATCTTCTTTGCTGGCTCGCCGGACATCCATGACTTTCCGGCTATGCCGATTGAGTAGTACGAAACCTTCAGGCCGCGGGACCAGAAACCAGGTTTGGTTCGGGCCATAGTGCGATCGGTACTGCTGGATATTAGCCCCATTGTGCGTGGCGCCGCCAGCTACATCAAGGGCCAGTCCGCTGTTCTCGTTCAGGATAGCATAGCGAGGGTAAAAGCCAGGATTAAGAGGATAAGCTGATCCGAAGCCCAGGTATTTTAATTTCCAGCGTTGATTAGCTCCTCCATGGATAGTATATTGCTGCAAATTGGCTCCGGACGCTCGCGAGCCACCTGCGATATCCAGTGCTTTACTACTATTGACAGAAATGATCATCGGTAGGCGTTCCTTGCTAACAGAAGCACGCATAGAGTACTTAGACCCTCCTTCACCATTAGCATTGATAACTGCTTGGTTACCGTTTGCAGCGATTTTGGTGTAACGCGCATCTTTCCAATGCGCTGTAAGAGTACCATTGTCGTTTTCGATCCAGACCACAAAAGCAGCGATAGTCTGGTCGCTGTCCGCACCAATGGAGTCAACGAGTTGGGCCGCAGAAACAGCAAGGTCGCCAACTGCTTCCAAGACATTATCAATACGGCCGATAATAAGATTGCCTACACCAGAAGCAACTGCAGACAGCATATTGCCAATAGAAGGAAGTTGACCATTGTCTTGCTCCCGGACCAAGATGGTAAGGGCGGCTTGTTCCCCCGGTCCAATGTAGCCGTTCCAAAGCAGTTGGTTATTGATACTATCTCCCTTCTGCAGTGGAAAATAGTCCGGATCACGGCTTTCTGAAGGAATACGTGGGATTTTAATTCGGCCTCGGGAAGACGCTCCTACTACCATACAGTACACCTCGTCCCGGTTGTTAAATACACCCTGATCGCTGGTGCTTAAGGCAGTAAGGAAATCTAATTTTAGATCCACAAACATAAAGCATGAATTTAATTTGGTTAAACAATAGCTCAAATTGGCAGCGATTCAGCATATGCTTAAAATGAAGTGTGAATAATCTCACCATCGCTATTTCTAAGGATAACATCACTGCCACTTCGGTTTATAGAGGCATCATTGTAGTTACTGTGCCAATAGCTTGTACCCCCTTCTCTTCCATAGGTACCGGAAGCATTCTTTTTGATATAATCACTTCCACTGGATTGAGGATAGCTATATGTGTTATTGGAATACCCCTGCTGATAGCTGTTCTGAGCTCGCTGGCTAGCATTGACCGCATGAGCCAGATTAAAAGATGGATAAAATCCAACTACGCCAAAATTGCCATAGGCATCAACGTAGTAAGCTCCAGGTACTAAAACACCTGTATACTGTTGTAATGCAGTCAGTGTTTCGAACTTAAGTTCCTGATTATTCACATACACCCCGGTCCGATATTGTGCTACAGCGGCATTAGCCATCAGCACCAACCCGGCAAACAAGCAAAACATTTTGATCCAATTTTTCATGACATGAAGTTTTTGTAGTGATTGAAATTTATTTACACCCTACTATTCCCCAACTTTGAGATTATCACCCGATTTTGTTTTGTTTTTTTTTGTAAAAGGCTATTCCAGCCTAACAAATCATCTAAACACTTATCTTTATTGAAAAAAGGGATGGACACTTCCACCATTAAAAGCCTTATCGCCAAAGGCGCCCTCAAAGATGCCTTTGCCATGGGAGAAGCCAACCCCCAGCTTTTCGGGAAATCCTTACTGGATGAATTCCTCCTGCTGAAAAGCCAGTTTAAACGCATCGAAAAAGAACAGCGGCTAAACCTCAGGGATGGCGCCGTGGAACTCAACCAGGTGATACACGGCTATCTGGAGCTGCTATCCGAAGCACAGGCAGAGAAAACGGGTACGCCCATTCCGAATGCATCAGCCATCCTGGCTATTAATGAAGCAAAATTGCTTTACCAGTTCAACCAGCCTTTTTTCCAGCATTTCCGGGGAGTGGCCCGACAGATTGAAGAGGCGCTTAAAAAGGAAGCCCTGCCCCCCGATTTTCCCCAAACCATAAGAGACAGCTTGAGCCAGCTCACTCAGCTAAAGGAACAAATGGCTCGTATTGCCGCCATTTCCAGGAGCCACAGCGCCAATTATTCCAGCCCGGAGCTGATTGCTTCGGCTGAACAGCACATAGCCCATATACAGGAAAAAATGAGAATACCGGAAATACAATCCCAACAGGAACAGCTGAACGCGTTGGAAAAAGCATTTAAGCAAAGCAGCAGCAGACGGCAACTCCCCATTTATCTCATAGTAATTTTTCTGCTCCTGATGGCTACTGCCATTATCATCACCATTGTATGGATGGCCCAGTATTAATATTGGTACAGCAACCATTCTCCACCCCCGGAGTTGTAACTTTTGCCACGTACATTATAGCCCCAGGTTCCGGCCAGCTTTTTCCCTCCATTGCTGAGATGAAGCACGCCACTGCCGAAGGCGCCACCCCACCGCCAGTTGAAGTATAGTACATTGTCTTTTCTCCAGCCGTTGGTGATCAGCCCATCTCCGAGGCCAAAATTGAACTGCCCGGTTATTATCCCTCCATGCGACTGTAAGTGTACCACTACCGGTAGCGGAGGTTCCTTTCTGCCGTGTATGTCATACTTAATAAAACTGCCTTGATAATAACCGCTGAACAAGTCGTCTGAGGTTTTGGGCATTGCTTGTAAACCACCATTTTTCCGGGGTTTCAGGGTGGAAGGATCGCGATCGCGGGCGGCAATCAATGTACTTTGCTGGAGTTCTTTGTCGGAGAGCAATGCAGCCAGCGATTTAAATCCTTTTGCCAGGCTATGCACCTTCGCTTTTTCAACACTGGAAACATTTCGGGTATCCAGATCCCGGGCGTAACTGCTTGCGTTGGCCATCAGATAATCGCCCATTTTCATCAGGCGATTAGCATTGAGCGGGTGGGTGGAGGTGGTTTCTTCTCTATCCCAATCCCAATGAGAATAAAGCTGAAAATACAGCAAAGCTCCCATGGGCAAGACTGGTATTTCCTTCATGACGGACAAGGCAAAGCGGTCGGCATTCGCTTCATTATAGCGGGATTCCGTTTTGGAAACTCTAAGGTTTCCAGGATGCTGGTAATAAATGTGCCCCAATTCGTGGCATAAGATAAATACCTGCCCTGACAGGAACAGGGCAAGCGCCAGGTCCCTGGTTGCCGGGTCGCGCTTTGCACCAGCAGGAATGCCGAGAGCGTCCAGGGGCCTGGGGTATCGCCCTCCGGAAAATTCATTTGGTTCCTTGTAACGGATCATCGCAACGTAATCCGTCACGGTTTCAATACTGTAGTTATTATTCGTTAGCCAGGAAAAAGCCAGGCACAGGTCTTCCAGAAACTTCAGTGACTGTATCGATATGGTGATAGACCGGTTGCTGGCATAAGCATAATAACAAAAGGGGTCTGCATACGAGTCATTTCCCCGCAAAGGAAAATTGATCTGTACACTAGAAATTTTGCGTTGCTGCTCTGCAGTGAGGTAGCGAGGCAGTTTATTTTTCATAAACTTCTCCAGGGTAGCCGCATACGCTACCTTCAGGCTTTGCAGGGTACTGTAATCGTACATATTCCCTATGGATTGGGCATCCACTAACCGGGGAAACATCAGGCAAAAACAGCACAAAAACGTTATTTGGGCGATCACTTTCATGGTATTAGTTTTTCTGATTGAAAAAATGGACAGCATCCACATTGACCTGCTGTGGAGGTGGCAGGTGTTCTCCGTCAAACACCCAATTCTTAAAGGCTACCGGGTCACCCCAAAGGGATTCATTCCAGACCGCCAGCATGAGGTTGAGTCTCACTCTCGACAGAGATAGGGCTACCCCTCTGTGCCGTCTTTCCGGCAAATCCGCTTTCAGGTCATCTGGCAAAGTATTCAGCACCATAAAATAGTCGGCAAAAGATTCTGGCTCCAATAGGCTCGCCTCTTGCTTACTGGCTGGAGAAGCATTGCCAAAACCAGAGTAAGCCATTTCATTATTGATATTCTGAAGAGTAGGTGCTTTAAAAAAGGAGAAAAGAATGATCAAGGCGCCAAACATCATGAACACCGCCCCAATTCCAATTTTGATAATGTGGAAGGAAAGGTACTGCCGAAAGCGAAAATTATCACTGACACCGTCGATATCAGGTAGGCCAATAAAAAGCCGGTAGGCCATGTAGATAGCGCCACCTCCGAGAAAAGTAGCTGCGATACGCTCCAGGCTACGGGTAAGGATCAGCATTTCAAAAGCTTCCATGGTGAACGGGTTTTATGGTATATACCCGTTTCCCGGAAACATCACCCAGGTTTTAGGTAGAAGTTGGGGTGCAACTTGAAGTTGCGCCCCAGTTTGACCTACCTAAAAGCCAAAAGAAGTGCAAAAGCAAAACGAGCGCCACATATTTTTTGTTACCTTTGAAGAATCAAAGAAAATACCAATGGTAGACTACAAGAAACACATCACTATAGAGCCCGGAAAGCGAAGCGGCCAGCCATGTGTTCGAAGAATGCGAATAACAGTGGGCGAAGTGCTGAGCTACCTTGCTTCCGGAATGACCATCGAAGAAATACTTGAGGATTTCCCGAAACTGACCCGGGAAGATGTGCTGGCTTGCCTGGCCTACGCTGCTGAAACGCAAAAGAAGACAGCAATCATTAAACCCGCTGCCTGAGTTTCCAATCTATATGTTCCTTATTGACAACAATCTATCTTACAAGCTGGCGCCTTCGCTGAGGAGCCTGTTCCCCGGCATCCTCCATGTTGCGGAAGTATCCCTTGACGAAGAAGATGATCTTCCGATCTGGAAATACGCTAACCTGCATAACCTTCACATTTTGACCAAGGATGCTGATTTTAACGACATCCAAAACCTCAATGGATATCCGCCAAAGATCGTGTGGATAAGAAGCGGTAATGTTTCCACAGAGTACATCGAAAATTTATTGAAATCTCAGGCGCAGGCAATTATCGATTTTTTGAACGATCCGGATATGGGTATTTTAGAGATTCAGTAGAAACTATTCTTCCTGATATCTACTATCACTCGATCAAAACAAAAGCGGTGCCCCGCCGCTGAAGTTTTAGTTATTCGACTAAAACGAAAGCGGCCCAATAATAATGCTCCCTATACCGCTCCCGCATCTCCCCCTGCGCCGCCCGGAACGCCTCACTCAACTCCATCCCCTCCTCCAGCCAGTACCGGTAGAACAGCACCATCATCTCCTGCGTCTGCGCATCCGGCACATTCCACAGGCTCATGATGAGCTTGTCCGCCCCGGCGATCTTGAAAGCCCGTTGCAGACCGTAGACGCCCTCGTTGCCCTCAA
This genomic window contains:
- a CDS encoding T9SS type A sorting domain-containing protein — translated: MYKSNVQLPGLFHFWRKLLGALLFLLVSTFLFGQADIRSLSYQFPGSETPIELNVEVADGLVILDGDIILGTESELFGIENRAAVISSSSYRWDEGLMPYEIEPDHPQSNLILQAIGHLNENTTLHLTERNPSLHNDYVRFRAANVCNSFVGRIGGRQDINIAPGCGFGSIVHEICHAAGLFHEQSRSDRDEYVTINWENIQDGSEHNFQTYLDAGVNGFDHGDYNYNSIMHYGPFAFSLNGQPTIEVNSPPARPGTTIGQRNGLSLGDILAINSIYPCDNVWENYYRVCGMESQSIFTTVFISASENGCTSAVPADQLLIWQAGDEIIFYPGFTAPPGADFLGRLEDSCAPRLRPGPGNPKEDQKMEDVAYEEGTEFTPSISVYPNPFQTTTTIAFALPQEGEATLQVFDPYGRQVHHQSEKLPAGHHQWQFDGSRLSSGIYTIVLRFEDTVLTERMAIAK
- a CDS encoding RICIN domain-containing protein, with product MFVDLKLDFLTALSTSDQGVFNNRDEVYCMVVGASSRGRIKIPRIPSESRDPDYFPLQKGDSINNQLLWNGYIGPGEQAALTILVREQDNGQLPSIGNMLSAVASGVGNLIIGRIDNVLEAVGDLAVSAAQLVDSIGADSDQTIAAFVVWIENDNGTLTAHWKDARYTKIAANGNQAVINANGEGGSKYSMRASVSKERLPMIISVNSSKALDIAGGSRASGANLQQYTIHGGANQRWKLKYLGFGSAYPLNPGFYPRYAILNENSGLALDVAGGATHNGANIQQYRSHYGPNQTWFLVPRPEGFVLLNRHSRKVMDVRRASKEDQADVLQWSFHGGANQLWQIRY
- a CDS encoding DUF5615 family PIN-like protein, which encodes MFLIDNNLSYKLAPSLRSLFPGILHVAEVSLDEEDDLPIWKYANLHNLHILTKDADFNDIQNLNGYPPKIVWIRSGNVSTEYIENLLKSQAQAIIDFLNDPDMGILEIQ
- a CDS encoding DUF433 domain-containing protein; this encodes MVDYKKHITIEPGKRSGQPCVRRMRITVGEVLSYLASGMTIEEILEDFPKLTREDVLACLAYAAETQKKTAIIKPAA